The Pleuronectes platessa chromosome 23, fPlePla1.1, whole genome shotgun sequence genome contains a region encoding:
- the hacd4 gene encoding very-long-chain (3R)-3-hydroxyacyl-CoA dehydratase 4 isoform X2: MFGKDASADTFYSVGFVMSLCQLLSNLELFHIADGIEKARLLPRFIYVMEKNLLLILVVMLEEVQSKPVVCFQVVLWNSLDLLRYPHELLRVMDKRPVAMLWTRYTLWIPLYILSVATEGVTIYQALPYIESTALNSYIHQPFILLLYLLVLTLGAYISVWQLLKERQHLLDKWNNKKKRR; the protein is encoded by the exons ATGCCTCTGCAGACACCTTCTACTCTGTTGGCTTCGTGATGAGTCTGTGCCAGCTGCTCTCCAACCTCGAGCTTTTCCACATCGCCGATGGGATTGAGAAAGCCAGACTCCTTCCTCGTTTTATCTAC GTGATGGAGAAGAACCTTCTGCTGATCCTGGTGGTCATGCTGGAGGAGGTCCAGAGTAAACCGGTCGTGTGTTTCCAGGTCGTGTTGTGGAACAGCTTGGACCTCTTGCG ATACCCACACGAGCTGCTGCGAGTCATGGACAAACGCCCAGTTGCCATGCTGTGGACCCGCTACACCCTCTGGATCCCCCTGTACATCCTGTCAGTCGCCACAGAAG GTGTCACCATATACCAGGCACTGCCGTACATCGAGTCAACGGCACTAAACTCGTACATTCACCAGCccttcatcctgctgctgtACCTGCTTGTTCTCACTCTTG GAGCCTACATATCAGTCTGGCAGCTGCTGAAGGAGAGACAACACCTACTGGACAAATGGAACAATAAGAAGAAAAGGAGATGA